The genomic stretch AGAACACTCGCCACCATCGACACATCTATCAGCTTGCTCTATCTGGGCGGAAATGAAATCAGTGCGCGAGATGCCGATGCACTGGCTGATCTGTTACAGCAGAATCAAAGACTGCGCGGTCTCTATTTAAGCGTCAATCGTCTCGGGGATGAGGGAGCCTCGGTTCTGGCACAAGGGCTTCGCTCCAATCAGGGACTTAATTCGCTGAGTCTGGCCAGTAATCGAATCGGACCGAAGGGAGCAGCAGCTCTCGCCTCGGCTTTGGAATCTCATCCGAACCTGGTTGAACTCGATTTGGGATATGATCGTTCCACCAGAGTTCTGGGAGAAGAATCCAATTGTCTGGGGAATGCGGGGGCTGCAGAAATTGCTCGCCTGATCCGAAACAATCGAAAGTTGAAGAGCGTTAACCTGACGCGCAATCGCATCAGCGATCGAGGGGCAGTCTTGCTCCTCGCAGCCCTGGAACGAAATAACGAACTCGTCGAGCTTAAAATAGGAAAAGGAATTTCTGCACCATTACGAAACAGGCTTCACGAGTTACTCGAACGCAACCGCAGGCAACATTCTGACCTACTCCAGATCGACGAAGATATCTCCGCCATTCGCAGCATCTATCGAACTTTGAACAAGTAAATGTCCTGATGACTCACCCCGGAAGGGAGTCGGTCGCTTGTTCTTCCCCAAAGCACTCCAGGGAAAGACTGCACCAGGCAGGCTTAAAACCCGCGACATTTCGTAACCGCGTTAAGAAATGCATCATTTCCGTCTAATTGTGAATCTGTCTCTAAGTGTCCTTTTAATAACAGGTTACGAATAGAGTGGAGAACAAATTAAAGGAAATTGATGGAAAATTCTTATTTCGTCGGTAAGTGTCCGCCTTTACATACGAATGCTCTTAGTGGGATGTGTTCATTTGTGATTTGACACAGGCGAAATCACTCGGAAGTGTGATTTCTGGCGGTTGCTCATTCTTGATGCGAAGACCTCTGGTCCAGCGTCGTTCGCCTTTCCTGGCTGTCGAGTCATTTTCCCGCTGCGTACTTATCGTATTGTTCCGATTTATTTCTGGTTACGTTGAATGAAAGACTGATTCATGAGTATTCCAAGACGCTCGCGATCACATCGAGGTTTTACCTTGATCGAACTGCTGGTGGTCATTGCCATCATCGCTATTCTGATAGCTCTCCTGCTACCGGCTGTACAACAGGCGCGAGAAGCGGCCCGCCGCAGTACGTGTAAAAACAATCTGAAGCAGCTCGGTCTCGCCCTGCACAACTACCATTCCACGTTCCAGATGTTACCACCCGCTTATGTGCGTGATCCCAATGTGGGAGATGATGAAGGCCACTGGACCTGGTCCGCGTTTATTGCCCCCCATATTGAATTAACCTCGGTCTACAATGCGTTCCAGGTGGGAAACACACCGGCCAGTTATGCTTTCGGCAACAATATCCAGGCCATGCAACAGACTTACCCCGTATTTCGCTGTCCTTCCGATACCGGACCGGCAACGCATACGGAAGCCGGCTACACAATCGATTATTTTGTTTCAGGCAGCCGGACATCCAACGTCGGTGTCTCGGTCACCAATTATGTTGTCTCGAATAACAATGCCTATCACCGTGCGACCCGGGCGACCAACTATCTCGATGGCACTACAGGTGGCACCGGCCCATTCTGGGGCAACAGCAATTGTCGCTTCCGCGATGTGACCGACGGCTTAAGCAACACAATCCTGGCTGGCGAGCGAGCCTACCAGATTCCAGGAAATCCCATGTATGCGGGCATGCTGTTCGCCGTCCGCGACAATCTCGGACTGGGGCCCACGTGTACCAACTGCTCCGGAAACACCGCTGCGAACCAGGGGCTGCTCAGCATTACCGGTACCACACATTTCGGTATTAATCCGATCTCCTCAGTTGATCAGGCCAACGGTGGATACAGCAGTCGCCACGTGGGCGGAGCTCAGTTCCTGATGGGTGATGGTGCAGTTCGCTTCATCAGCGAAAACATCGATACGAACATCACCAACGGGGGCGTCGTTGACAGCACACTCGAACGTCTCTCCTCGATCTCGGATGGCGCCATTCTCGGCGAATATTAATCCGCACCACTGTTTTCTCAAGCGGCCGGGAGCCTGACGCTCCGCGGTCGCTTTCGTTTCGCAGTGCTCCCCGCGCTGACGAACCCGCCACCTTTTCATTCAGATTCATCAAGGTTCTATCACATGTTCGTTTATCGTCTCGGAAAAATCTTCAGCGTCCTGATCATCGCCTGTGGAATGTGTGCCTGCAGCGGCAGTGACGGTCCACAACTGGGCCAGGTTTCAGGAGTCGTGACTCTCGACGGGGAGCCACTGGAATATGCGCAGATCACTTTTCAGCCTGAAAAAGGTCGTCCCTCGGTCGCAGAAACCGACAGTGCAGGAAATTACTCTTTGTCTTACACGGGCACCAGCACCGGGGCCTTGATAGGTGCTCACAAGGTTGTGATTACTTCCGCCATGGATGCCTATTCGGACGAGACTGGCGAAGGTAAAGACAGGAAGGCACGTGCCGAACTGTTGCCGGCAAAATATCATACCCAGACCACGCTCACAGCCGATGTCAAATCGGGCAGCAATCAGATCGATTTCCCGCTCACTTCGAAGTAACAGCGTCTCCCGCAGGATACCCACGTTGCACACAATTAAATTGACGCACCAGAAACGGGTGAGTACATTGGATTCCCGGAAGCACTGCTCTGTTTTTCGAAAACCAGGGCAGGCTTCCTGATCCATCCCATTTCTGCTTAGCATAAAGGTGCTCATTATGTCCGCTCCACGTTATCTGCTCACTCTGGCTTGTCTGCTGGCACCGGTATCAGTCTTCGCGGGAGCACCGGAAGCCATTTCCGGAGACCATTATCAGCAGACGGTGGCCTCAGATGATTTCTCCGGGCCCGAACTCGGCAAGCAGTGGCGCCTCTATAAAGGCTCCTCAGTCGTAAAAGACGGTGTGCTGCAGGGAGTCGAACTCGAGGGAGGTGGACACGCAGCCGTCCATCAGTTGAAGACCGAACCTTACAGCGATGTCGAACTCACCGTCGATCTCAAGTTCGAGGGTTCACCTTACACGAACCTGACCTTCAATCAGCATAAATTCAAAGGCTCCCACGCAGGCCATCTCTGCCGCGTGGTGGTTTCGCCCACGAAAGTCACACTCCGTGACGGCAAGACCGGCGTCTTCAATAATGAGATCTTCAAGAAACGACAGAACAAAGAAAAACTGACCGAAGACGAACAGGAGATTCTGAAACGGTCCCAGGCCGTCTTCCCGGTCAAACTGAAGAAAGGCGAGTGGTACACCGTCACTGTCCGCATTAATGGGGACCAGATGCAGGCTTTCATCGACGGCAAGCTGATTGGCTCCCTCCGTTCCCCGGGCATTGCCCATCCCACCAAAGACATGATCGGCCTGGTCACCCCCAAGCAGTCGATCCATTATGACAACGTCAAAGTCCGCGTACCTTAATCTTCCAGGAGAGGAGAGGTCATGTCTGATGACTTCATCACCATCGCAACGACAAGCACCCCTACCGAAGCCAGCCTGATCCGCAACCAGCTGGAAGCGGAGGGAATTCGGGTCTATCTCTCAGACGAAGAAGCGGTCGGCATGGCCTGGTATCTTGGGAATGCACTCGGCGGGATTAAGGTTCAGGTCGCTTCTGAAGACGCCGATCGCGCTTTTGAACTACTCGATGAACACGATCCGGTGACCATCAGCGAGGAAGACTGGAAAACCGTCGAAGGCTTCGAGAACGGCTGGGAAGAGGGTGAAGCTACGGAAGACGATGCACAAGACTCCGTTGAGGAATCGGCTGCTGAGCGAGACCTGGACCAGGATGTTGATCGTGCTTTTAAAGCCGCCGTCCTGGGCATCATTTTTTTCCCGATCCAGGTCTATTCATTTTTCCTGTTGCTGGATATTCTCTTTTCCGGTCTCACGTTGACTCCATCTCAACAGAAAAAAGTAAGTATCAGTTTTCTGCTGGACTGTTTCGTTTTGTCGGCCTGGTCATACATCCTGTTCTTCCGCGGTTATTAATCCCAGGAAGAAGATGGGGCCTGGCTGATTCTGATTACATTCAACCCCAGTACTCAATACTCTCCGCGTTTGCTGCTCTCAGTGGTCTCTGGTTTATCTTCGTCTATCCTCAGGCAAACAGACTCTTCAACTGAAACAGCTTCTGCAAAGCGGCATTTTCAGAAATTGAGTCTTAAAAATCTCAAATTGAGTGGAATAGAACTCACCTGAATCAGATCTCTATCAGTGAGCTGATGAGACTTTTATTACTGAGACCGGGACTTGGTCCTGTCGATCTGAGGTGATGAGCATGCAACAGACTTACCGGCGCTGTCGTTCTATCTTACTGTTGACTCTGGTCTTGTACCTGCCGGGCTGCAGTTTCTCGTACCCACTGTTCCTGCAAGGTCAGCTACTGGCCGGGGCAGAGCAACAGCCCGTGCAGGGGGCCACTGTGACTCTCCTTTTCAGAGACCAAAAGTATGCCTCCACAACCACCGATGCACAGGGAAACTGGAACCTGAAAGTGATGCTCGATGATTCCGAATTCTGGCCCGGAAAAGAGGACCTGCACTGGATCAAACCGGACAGGCTCAAGCTGCGGATCGAAACCGGCGGTCAGACCTGCATGGTTCCCTGTCCGCGCGTCGCGGCTCCGGAATCAGTCGGCGATATCTATGCTTTCGTTATGACGGTCCTCAAGGCACATCCGGAAACGGAAAAGCAGGAGACGCTGCCGCTGGAAGCCCTAAAGCCCGTTCCGTCTGATATTTAAATCGATCTGATAAATTCGTTCGAATTGAAAATTATTTCGGAGTTCCTGTCGATCGCCCCTCGTGCCAATCGACTACAGGGTAGAACACCATTCTCCCCTGTCTTCAAGGAACATCCGATGAAGCCCTCCGTTACCTGTGGCTGCCAAAGAGTCTCACGCCAGTCAGCGTGTGCTGTGGAACATCCACCGTCGCAGTCTCGTTTCGCATGGTTCCGGCAGTCCTCAATGGCACTGATTTCGACATTCCTGTTGATTCTGATGCCCAAGTGCCCGCTCTGCCTGGCAGCCTGGATTACCTGTCTGACGGGTGTCGGGCTTTCGCTGACGGTGGCCTCCTGGCTGCGTCTGTTCCTGATTGGGGGCAGCTCTGGTGTTCTGATTCTGGTGATTCTCATACGGTTGCGGCGTGTGTTCGCAACTCGGCTCACAACAGAGAGAACCCTTCTGTATCACAATCAACCTGAACTGGAGAAGCGATGAACTCAACCGAACAGACGCTGGCACATCCGAATGTGGTTACCCACGACGCATGGCGCACACAGCGACTCGAATTACTGGCAGCAGAAAAAGAACTTACCCGGCACCGGGATCGCGTCAACGCTCAACGACGGCGCCTGCCGATGGTGAAGCTCGAAAAGGATTATCAGTTCGCAGGTCCTGAAGGCCAACTCCGTCTACTCGATCTGTTTGCAGGTCGCCGTCAATTAATCGTCTATCACTTCATGTTCGCGCCGGACTGGGAGCAGGGCTGCCAGGGGTGTACCATGCTGGTCAACAGTCTCGGTGATTTGTCTCTGCTCAATAAACGGGATACGACATTCGTTCTGGTTTCCCGAGCACAATTGGAGAAACTTCAGAAATACAAGGCCGAACAGGGATGGGACCGCACCTGGGTCTCTTCATTCGAAAGTGACTTCAATTACGATTTCCATGTCACTCTCGACGACACCGTTGCCCCGCCTGAATATAACTATCGCAGCCAGAAAGAACTGCAGCAGCGAAAGGAGGCAGAACCGTTTTTCCTCTCGGGCGAATTGCACGGCGTTAGTGTCTTTTTCCGTGTGGGCGACGATGTTTATCACACCTATTCGACCTACGCCCGGGGATGTGAAAGCCTGACCGATTCCTTTCGTCTGCTGGACCTGACTCCCTATGGTCGGCAGGAAGAATTCGAAGATTCCCCAACTGGCTGGCCCCAGAAGCCCACTTACGGTTAACCGGGAGAAAGAGGAATATCAGCCAGCAAAGTCAGCCGACATCAATGCTTTTACAGCAACTGATGTCGGCTGCTTCGTTCGAAATCAGTTCCGCTACCGTTTTTCTCTTTGAAACTCCCCCTGCAACAAGCTTACACTGGGAGTCAACACCTGCTCTCTCTGCGTAAGTTTTCTGAAGTAGAACATCTGAGACACGACCGGCGAATTTGACCGATGTTTATTAAACAACTGGAATCTCTGCGCGGGATTGCTGCGTTGATGGTCGCGCTCAGTCACTGTCTGATCGTGTTCGCCGTCGATCAGAATCCGATGATCTGGACGACCAGACTCTGGGAGACGCAGGGGACCCAGGCCTTCCTTACCAGACTGCTGTTGATTCCCTGTAACGGCGGCGCCGCGGTGACGGTGTTCTTCGTTCTGAGTGGCTATGTCCTGGGACTGTCGCTCGATCGCAAGCCCCGACAGTCGCTGACGTATCTGGCGTTTTACGTGAAGCGCGTCTTGCGAATCTATCCCGCGTATCTCGTCTGTCTCACACTGATCATAGTTTCCATCATGGGGTTCCATTCTTACCAGCGGTTTCCGAATACGTCGCTCTGGTTTCAGGAGTGGTATCAGCAGAATATCACCTGGAACAACGCACTGGCCAATTATGCCCTGCTGGAGACAAACCTCAATCAGATCGCCTGGACGCTGAAAGTAGAACTGGTGATGTCGTTCGGCTTTCCGCTCTTTTATCTACTCTGTCGAAAACGCGCACAGAAAGGGAATTATGTCATCCTGCTGATTCTGATGGCACTTTCCTGTATTCTACCGGGAATTATTTATCTGCTGTATGGGTTCGTCTTCTACCTGGGACTGATGCTGCCGATCCTGATTGAACAACTGAAACAGGCAGTCGCCCCGTCCGCCCGCAACACTCTGTTTCTGGTCAGTGTCATCGCTCTGCTCTCAGCCCGTTCCCTGTTTGCACCTCAGGAACGCTTTTTTACCGTCCTGCTCGAAGCCCTGGCTGCAGCCGCGATCATCACCATCCTGGCGGAAGGAACCGTCAAGGTCTGGGGAAGCCGCCTGTTGGATTTCCCGCTGGTCCACAAACTCGGGCAGATTTCGTATTCCTTTTACATCTATCACTTCATCATCATGTACTGGCTCGCCTGGGGCCTGCTGCATCTGGTCAGTGCGGAAATCACTGCGAATTATCCACTGCTGTTGAGCCTGCTTCTGGCTGTCGTTTCAGTACCCCTCACTTTCGTGGTGGCCCAGCTTTCCTATCAGGCAGTAGAACGCCCCATGATCGGCTGGGGCGCCCGCCTGGCAGAAAAAGTGACAGACCTGGCCCGAGCCTCTACCGCCCGCCTGCGTCTGCAGAGAAAATAGTACGCGACCGGTCTGACGATTCAGCAGGTGCTCATGAAAAGTCTGTTTTCTGCCGGGCCTCCCATCTCTGCACCGCTTCTGCTTTCGTTTTTTGACGCTCTTCCTGGCAGTGTATTGTCGCGCTGTTATACATTTTCAGAATTAATTCTAAACAAAGCAGGAAAAGGCACAGGCCCCCTATGACCTTGACGAGCTCAGGCAACTCAGACCTCAGGAGAATTACAAACCCGATCAGTCCTGCACTTCCCCAGGCCACGAGCAGGTAAGTCATCACTCGAAAATCCTCACGCGCCCAGATTCGCTCCTGAATCAGACCTCGTTTGGGGATACTGTAACGCAGGAAAAGCCACCAGCCGATTGTCATCGCCGGGAGTATCAGGAAACCAAACTGACCCTGATACCATGAAATCAAAATGACAGTCGGCGTCAATACGGCATTCAGGGGGATTCCAATCCGATCATAACGTCTGCGGGTGATCAAAATCTTTTCCGATCCCGGAGTGCGGAGCTCCGTCTCAGGGTGTTTAAGCAATTGCAGACGTTCCTCAAGCGGGATCGCGACCTGGTAACAGAAATGGTTCCAATGTATTTGAGCGGTTTCATTGAGCTCGCGATGGAAATAGCGAATCAGCCAGAGCCGATCCTCAAGTTGATAATACTTGAGATTGATCACAACGCTATTGGGACGGGGATTCAGAAAAAGTTC from Gimesia chilikensis encodes the following:
- a CDS encoding ribonuclease inhibitor — protein: MKEQIVYCPVGNEFSPCDPAEVQPIVEHLRSNVPVTEQLVFTRGSHLPDGRVDLCKQCIGPEGTNLVADAVKLNLHTRHLLMGANGMGNTGAQALARLIRENESLQTIYLGCNRIDELGATELAQAIAENSSVRALWLKRNPIGVEGARQITEMLKRNQKLRTLDLVHTKLGSEGVRLIVRTLATIDTSISLLYLGGNEISARDADALADLLQQNQRLRGLYLSVNRLGDEGASVLAQGLRSNQGLNSLSLASNRIGPKGAAALASALESHPNLVELDLGYDRSTRVLGEESNCLGNAGAAEIARLIRNNRKLKSVNLTRNRISDRGAVLLLAALERNNELVELKIGKGISAPLRNRLHELLERNRRQHSDLLQIDEDISAIRSIYRTLNK
- a CDS encoding DUF1559 domain-containing protein — encoded protein: MSIPRRSRSHRGFTLIELLVVIAIIAILIALLLPAVQQAREAARRSTCKNNLKQLGLALHNYHSTFQMLPPAYVRDPNVGDDEGHWTWSAFIAPHIELTSVYNAFQVGNTPASYAFGNNIQAMQQTYPVFRCPSDTGPATHTEAGYTIDYFVSGSRTSNVGVSVTNYVVSNNNAYHRATRATNYLDGTTGGTGPFWGNSNCRFRDVTDGLSNTILAGERAYQIPGNPMYAGMLFAVRDNLGLGPTCTNCSGNTAANQGLLSITGTTHFGINPISSVDQANGGYSSRHVGGAQFLMGDGAVRFISENIDTNITNGGVVDSTLERLSSISDGAILGEY
- a CDS encoding carboxypeptidase regulatory-like domain-containing protein — translated: MFVYRLGKIFSVLIIACGMCACSGSDGPQLGQVSGVVTLDGEPLEYAQITFQPEKGRPSVAETDSAGNYSLSYTGTSTGALIGAHKVVITSAMDAYSDETGEGKDRKARAELLPAKYHTQTTLTADVKSGSNQIDFPLTSK
- a CDS encoding family 16 glycoside hydrolase → MSAPRYLLTLACLLAPVSVFAGAPEAISGDHYQQTVASDDFSGPELGKQWRLYKGSSVVKDGVLQGVELEGGGHAAVHQLKTEPYSDVELTVDLKFEGSPYTNLTFNQHKFKGSHAGHLCRVVVSPTKVTLRDGKTGVFNNEIFKKRQNKEKLTEDEQEILKRSQAVFPVKLKKGEWYTVTVRINGDQMQAFIDGKLIGSLRSPGIAHPTKDMIGLVTPKQSIHYDNVKVRVP
- a CDS encoding putative signal transducing protein, with protein sequence MSDDFITIATTSTPTEASLIRNQLEAEGIRVYLSDEEAVGMAWYLGNALGGIKVQVASEDADRAFELLDEHDPVTISEEDWKTVEGFENGWEEGEATEDDAQDSVEESAAERDLDQDVDRAFKAAVLGIIFFPIQVYSFFLLLDILFSGLTLTPSQQKKVSISFLLDCFVLSAWSYILFFRGY
- a CDS encoding DUF899 domain-containing protein, which produces MNSTEQTLAHPNVVTHDAWRTQRLELLAAEKELTRHRDRVNAQRRRLPMVKLEKDYQFAGPEGQLRLLDLFAGRRQLIVYHFMFAPDWEQGCQGCTMLVNSLGDLSLLNKRDTTFVLVSRAQLEKLQKYKAEQGWDRTWVSSFESDFNYDFHVTLDDTVAPPEYNYRSQKELQQRKEAEPFFLSGELHGVSVFFRVGDDVYHTYSTYARGCESLTDSFRLLDLTPYGRQEEFEDSPTGWPQKPTYG
- a CDS encoding acyltransferase family protein, whose product is MFIKQLESLRGIAALMVALSHCLIVFAVDQNPMIWTTRLWETQGTQAFLTRLLLIPCNGGAAVTVFFVLSGYVLGLSLDRKPRQSLTYLAFYVKRVLRIYPAYLVCLTLIIVSIMGFHSYQRFPNTSLWFQEWYQQNITWNNALANYALLETNLNQIAWTLKVELVMSFGFPLFYLLCRKRAQKGNYVILLILMALSCILPGIIYLLYGFVFYLGLMLPILIEQLKQAVAPSARNTLFLVSVIALLSARSLFAPQERFFTVLLEALAAAAIITILAEGTVKVWGSRLLDFPLVHKLGQISYSFYIYHFIIMYWLAWGLLHLVSAEITANYPLLLSLLLAVVSVPLTFVVAQLSYQAVERPMIGWGARLAEKVTDLARASTARLRLQRK